The Solanum lycopersicum chromosome 6, SLM_r2.1 genome has a window encoding:
- the IAA4 gene encoding auxin-responsive protein IAA4, with protein sequence MECVLAHEKDLNLKATELRLGLPGRTDEESDKEIVFHFKNNKRALPEDEDCESNSISDPKTPPVAKTQIVGWPPVRANRKNSFPSKKAEAECGMYVKVSMDGAPYLRKIDLKLYKGYPELLKALEKMFKLSIGEYSEREGYKGSEFAPAYEDKDGDLMLVGDVPFEMFLSSCKRLRIMKGSEARGLGCGV encoded by the exons atggagtGTGTTTTGGCTCAtgagaaagatttgaatctCAAGGCAACAGAGCTTAGATTGGGTTTACCAGGGAGGACAGATGAAGAATCTGACAAAGAAATTGTATTTCATTTCAAGAATAACAAGAGGGCTTTGCCTGAGGATGAAGATTGTGAATCAAACTCCATTTCAGATCCCAAAACTCCACCTGTTGCCAA GACACAAATAGTAGGGTGGCCACCAGTAAGAGCTAACAGGAAAAATAGCTTTCCATCAAAGAAAGCAGAAGCTGAATGTGGGATGTATGTGAAAGTTAGTATGGATGGAGCCCCTTATCTTAGAAAAATTGATCTGAAATTGTACAAGGGTTATCCAGAACTGTTGAAGGCATTAGAGAAAATGTTCAAGCTGAGTATCGGTGAATATTCAGAAAGGGAAGGGTATAAAGGGTCTGAATTTGCTCCTGCTTATGAAGATAAAGATGGTGACTTGATGCTTGTTGGAGATGTTCCTTTTGA AATGTTCTTATCATCATGTAAGAGGCTAAGGATAATGAAAGGATCAGAAGCAAGAGGATTAGGATGTGGAGTTTGA